CTTTTATGCCCACGCCAGgtcacatgtgtgtatgtgttcctCCCCCCGCCTCCTTTTTAAACACAAATGGTACTAAACATTACATACTGTTCTCAGCCTCACTTTTCTTTAACGATGTGTCTTGAATTTTGTTACGTATCAGTACATGAAGTGTTTCCTCCACTTTTATTGCTGCACAATACTTTGTGTGGCTTTTTTGAGTCAGTCTCATACAGACAGAATGTAGACTATTTCTGTTCTTTCACTACGATAAATATCCTTATAAATGTCATTCTGCACACATGTATGTACTGTAataaattcccagaagtagaaGTGCTGGGTCTTTTCAAGTTGCCCCCTACAAGATTATACTGATTTACTTCCTGCAGCAACAACTTCCCATGCCTATTACCCAATCACAGAACAACAGAGTATATTATCAGactctctctttttaaagtcaaattttaattgttttactttttggccacactcacagcatgtggaagttcccaggccatggatcaaaccttgGCCCGCGGttgtgacctgtgtcacagctgcagcaatgctaggtGCTTAGCCTGcatgggaacttcccagacttTTAAATCCGAGAAAACATGGTATCTCATTGCAAGTGTAACgtgcatattttaaaacttatgtgacagcatttttttttttttttgtagtataaaaagccatttctttttttttccctctaagctTTGTCATTTGTCCAGGAgtatgagttttttcttttttctttttttttagggctgcatctgtggcatatggaaattcccaggctaggagttgaatcgcagctgtagcccctggcctacgccacagccacagccacgctggatccaagctgcatctgccacctacaccacaactcacagcaacgctgaatcctgagcgaggccagggatggaacccacatcctcatggatactagctgggtttgttaccgctgagccacaaagggaactcctaaagaggattttttttttttttttttggtctttttgccttttctagggctgctcctgcggcatatggaggttcccaggctaggggtcgaattggagctgtagccactagcctacaccagagccacagcaacgcgggatccaaaccgcatctgcaacctacaccacagctcacggcaacaccggattgttaacccactgagcaagggcagggatcgaacccacaacctcatggttcctagtcggattcgttaaccactgcgccacgacgggaactcccctagaggattttttttaaatgcagggtCTATAGAGCCTTCACTCAGTTTGGTGAGAACCTTGCAGATGTCTTCAAAAACACCTTTGTGCATTGCACCAGTATCGATTTCCTGATTTTGACATTGTACTACAGCTATGTAAGATGTTGCCACTGGAGGAAACTGGGTGAAGGTGCACAGGTCTCTATGTCTATGTACTACTTTTGCAACTCCCTGTGAgtctgtaattatttcaaaattaaaagttaaaaaaccacaaaattttattctccttttctgGTTGTGGGAGCTCTGTGACCTCAAACTATGATCCTTCAGCCATGATGGCTCCCAGGTCTGGTAACTAACAAGCCCCACCTTCAGGACAGTCACTGGGGATAGAAAACACATCTGGGGACCTGAAACAGGGACAAGGCTTTGGAAGCTGACTCTGGCCTCTGACTCCTGTCACATTCCATATCAGTGAGCACACAGAAGCCATGGGGCTAACAGTCACACTATCCTGTATTTCTACTGAGGTTTGCAGTGTTCTCACGTCCATCCATTTATATTATCCCAACCATGATAAGGGAAGAGAATTTTCTCAAGAGGGCCAGGTATATAAGACCCTCCTTTTCCTTTGGTTGTTACCCACTGAGTAGCTTCTATCTGAACTCTGCTGCTCAAGTCATTCATGATTCTCTGGAGGGCCCCACACAGTTCCCTGCTGGTCTGCTCTTTTCCCCTTCCAGGCTTGCCTACAGAACCTGTTCCTCAAAAAAGTGCAAGCATCACCTCCACTAGGAAGCCTTTGGAGATCTCCCATCTTTACAGTTTCCAACTCCATTCCATCCAATCCAACAAgcaatgttgttgttgttgtgcttttttttttttttttttggctgagacAGAAGTCctccggccagggattgaacttaggccaccatagtgacccaagccattgcagtgacatcGCCAGTTTCTTAACATGCTGCACAAGAAAACTCCCAAGCAATGTGAACTGAATCTTCTTCCAGGCATCCTACTGCAATCTCCTCTAGACACTGAAACACTTATTGCACTATATTGTCATTATTGGTTTAAAGATGTTTATTCTCACTGAAGATCCTGTGAAGGCAGAGATTTTTGTGACACTCTTCTTTGTATTTCAATGCTTAGAAACAATGATATGATGTAGGTATCTAATAGATATTTAGGGAATGAAAAAGTCAGGCCAGTGACCTGCTAGCCTCTTCTGCAATTCAGGGGAAACCAACTCAGGTTCTTGGGTAATTCATTTCAGCCCAGAGCCAGGTGTTTGGAGAGTTACCTGAGGCTCCACGTGCCTCTCAGGAGCACTTGCCCCTGGTTAGGCTCCCTCTATGACTCTGTGTCTCATTTACCTTATCTTTACTATGTGGACAATAAAAGCATCTCCTTAcagggttgttgggaggattagAAGAGATAATGACTctgagtccctgtcgtggcttagtggttaaagaacctgactagcatccatgaggacgtggggtcgacccctggcctcactcagttggctaaggatccgacattgccatgaactgcagtgtagataacagactcggctcagatcccacgttgctctggctgtggtgtaggccggcagctacagctccgattcgacccttcacctgggaacctccatatgccatgggtatggccctaaaaagcaaaaacaaaaaaagcaaaaaaaccccaacaagaGATAATGCTTCAAAAGCTCTTGGATAACATCTGGCAATGGGTTAAGAAGGCTCAAGATATTTCCATGTGGgacttcccgctgtggtgcacCGGGATCAGCAGCAATTCTGCTGCGCTAGGACGTagataggttcgatccctggccaggcacagtgggttaaaggatccagtgtgcagcgctacagctgcagctcggatctgattctcagcctggccaaaaaaggaaaaaaaaaaaaagagtgttgagTGACTGAGTGAAAGAAATGACCCGAGGTTGCTAGTCCATTTACTGAGTACCCACTAGTGTCTGGTACCCCGTTGAGCACAGCATGCTAACTGCAGAGAATGAACCGCAGAACACTGGAGTGGCCCTAATACAGATTGCAGGGGATCGGGGAAGGTTTTCTGGAGTACGTTAGGGGAGGAGCTTGGAAAGGCGCAAGTGGCAGCAGTTGATAGCGACAGTGAATATTCCGGACACAGCCAGCTGCTTCTTTCTTGAAAGCTGTGTGGGAGAGGATGTCTGAGCGTCCCACGAGTGGCGCGAAAGGGCGGCTTGGTGAGGAGGGCTGAAGCGCCGGAATCGAAGTTGAGTTCCATTCGTGTTTAGTTATTAGCCGCGAGACTTTGGCCAAGTTCCTGAACCCCTCTGAACTTCCCCAACTGTAAAAAAGGGTCTGTTAAGAATACTCACCTGCCAGGAGTCCTGAGAGACCACGTGACACTGCATAAGCCAAAAGGCACTCTATTTAAAAGGTACAAGATGCCCAAACGGGTCAGCACAAGTCAGCAAGCCTCCGCGCCCGGCGCACCTGGGCGTGGATTTCCTTTCGGGGCATGCGCAGTGGGCCCGCGGCGCGGCCCGTCAGGCACTGCGGTAGGCGCCCTGGGGTCTGGTAGGACCCTGGCCCCAAGATGGCGGCGCCCAGCGAAGtggctgctgctgcctctggggaGAGCGAGGAAGGGGGCAGTGGCTTTGGATCCTGGCTAGACGGACGGTTGGAGGCTCTGGGAGTGGACCAAGCCATTTACGGCGCCTACATCCTGGGGGtcctgcaggaggaagaggaagaagagaagctgGACGCTCTGCAGGGTATCCTCTCTGCTTTTCTGGTAAGAAGCCCTGACATATTCCTTTAGCCTCTTGCTGGCCTCTGTCAGTACTTCGTATCCCCTTTCCCCTACCCCGTGCCCCAGAGGATTAGTGGTCTCACTTGGGAGAGGGATATTCTTCTGAGCTTTGGGCCTCGGGGGAAAGGGGTTGCTCTCAATCCACGGTTTTGGGAGCCTGAAGGTTGCAGGTGCATGGAGAGGAAAGGCTTTCCCTTATTCCTGGGAACAAGGCCCTCTCTGATGCCTGTGGGTAATCTGAGTGAGTATTTTTCCAAAGGCGATGAAATGTCTAAATGAATTTTATCATAAGCATTTAACAACCAGTTTCATTCCCGTTCGTTGACAATATTCAGAGGCGGGAACTAAGTGCTTTGGGATGTCTATGCCCTTTAAGAGACAGTGTTCCCGACAAAAGCCTGCAGGAAGTAGCCTCTCGGTTTCCTATTTTGGAGGTAGGTGTTCAAAAAAGgtaagttgggagttcccgtcgtggctccagtggttaacgaatccgactgggaaccatgaggttgcgggtttgatccctggccttgcccagtgggttaaggattccgcgttgccgtgagctgtggtgtaggtcccagacggggctcggatcctgggttgctgtggctctggcgtaggccggcggctacagctcggattcgacccctagcccgggaacctccatatgctgtgggagcggcgcaagaaatggcaaaaagacgaaaaaaaaaaaaggcaagtttaGGAGTCAGAGGTCTTTTCACGCCCAGGAAGAACGGAAGGAAATATTGTACTTCATCCTTTTCTGTACTGAGAAATGTATTAATCATTGATGGGagtaagtggggggggggggagataagAGAGATCAGTGTTTTAAAGAGGGGATAAACTTGGTATTTAGCGTCTTAGGAGCAGATTCAAGAATTCAGAAATGTGTGTTTTAAACTGTGTTTAATCGGTTGTCACTTTACAATCTGATCATTTCTGTTGCCTTCATCTCCCACTTACACTTACTTGGTGACAGTGCATTTCATTGATTGGTCACATGGTTGAAATATAACACGGGTGCAGCTGTCCCAGGTCTTCCTGGCAAGAGCCCCCTTTTAGTTCCAGAGGCTGCTCTGGTGAGATTGACTTACAGATGGGAAAGCCTTAACACAGCCTTGTGATGCAGCTCATAAATTCAGTGGAAATTCAATACAGCGGAATAAATTCTTTTCTTCAACCCTTGCATTGTGAGTCGTAGGGGAAAAGAGTAGGAGGCAAACAATTtaagttagtttttaaaaactttccactgagggagttcccgtcctggctctgtggttaatgcatccgactacaaaccatgagggtgtgggttcgatccctggccttgctcagtgggttaaggattcagtgttgccatgagctgtcgtgtagacccctagcctgggaacctccatatgccatcatgtggccctaaaaagcaaaaaaaaaaaaaaaaaaagattcaagcaTACTGAGATCAAAGTAACAGTTGGGGGTAAATAATAGTAAACAGAAGCATCTATTATCCTTCTCTTTATTCCTTCTAATTGCACTTGCACAGACTATTTGATTGATTTATTCATCAAATTCTTATTGATGGATGACTCTCTGCCGGGCACTGCCCTAAGTACTTGGGGTACCTTGGGGAACAAAGCAGACAgaaatccctgccctcaaggggtTACATTCCAATAGGGAAAAACATGTTCCAATAGAAAGAGAAGGACTGACCTGAGTCGGTGGGAATCCTTTTCCCTGGAGCTTGGCAGGATGGTCTGGATGCCTTTTGCCCAGCAGGTGTGGATGCTGTGACTCACACACAGGATTACTCCCGTGTTGGGAGCCTCAGAACAGAAACATAATCTCTATTCTATGGCTGCCAAACCCTTTCTTCTCATCACCAGCAGGGAGAGGTCTGTCCTCTGCATAGAATTTGTTCCGGTTGAGGGCTCTCAGGAAATTAATTGATCTACTTTTCCAACCAGGAAGAAGAGTCCCTCCTGAACATCTGCAAGGAGATTGTGGAACGATGGTCGGAAACTCAGAATGTTACCACTAAAGTGAAAAAAGAAGGTGGGTTTTTAGGTCTAACCTCCAAAAACCTACTGTGAAGCTGTCAGGGagagtttttagttttcttcattaGATCCTATTTTTCCCTAAGATAAATTAAAGTGGTAAACAGCCAGCAGCTTACTGTAACTTTTTAGCTGGAcgttggttttcttttcttttttttttttaaacttttttccacTTCAGCTGACCATGATTATCTTCATTGCACtatttgcttttgcctttttcattCCCCTTTCCACTCCCCCTTGTAGAGTCGCTTGGCAGGTATAGGGTCAACTATATTTTCCCACCTTTTTCGTATTCTCATTTCATAACACAAATTATGATTGGTCTTTTGCTTTATTCAGCCAAACCCTTCACTCTTTAACATGAAAGAGAAATGGATTAATATACTCACCATTAAGATGACAAGTCAGCTGCAGAAGCTCAAAGAATAATTCcaaatttaaatagaatttattctAAGTTATCTACAAGTTGATTTTCAGTCTTGGCTGTACTCTAGAATTGCTTGATGTATGTTTAAAAGTGCCAGTGCCTGGGCCACACCATGGACCAATTATATGAACATTTTTGGGGTAGGGCCTCaggcatttgctatttttttaaaaaaagatcccttagatgattctaatatgcagccagGCATGAGAATTACTCCTTGACACCACTGCCTCCTTTCTTTGAGAATGGAAAAGTTAAcagataattttatttgaaaataatctaaGAATTGCACCTGACATATTTTCAACCTGGAGGAGACCAGCTTAAGTTGATGctagattctgggagttcccatcgtggctcagagggaatgaatctgactagcatccgtgaggacttgggttcaatccttggcctttctcagtgggttgaggatggggtcgcagatgtggcttggatcccgtgttgctgtggctgtggcgcaggccagcagctacagctctgattcaactcctagcctgggaacctgcatatgccacgggtgtggccctaaaaagacaaaaaatttaaaaaaaaagttgatgctAGAATCCTTCCTTCAGTTTCTGGGTTGAAGGGGAAGAAAGTTCCATGTTTGGATACTTGATTTTCTATAGTTCTAATGTGCTTttcaccccccccctttttttttttttttaaagcagcagaaTTTCAGTACATAAAGCAAGTAAAAGCAGGGCTGCTCTGATTGAAGATGGATACGAGGCCTAAAGCCCTCCTTGCCTTTCTTGCTGGCCCCCGAGGCACCTCCTTTGAACCGCAGGGCTCTAAGGAGTCAGCAGAAGCCATTGCCTTTACTTCAGGCCCTGCCAGGCTGGGCTGGTGCTTCGGTGAGCGTGTTTCCTCTCACAGACAACCTTGTTGTCCCTCCTTTCCGCCCCCCACCAGATGAGGTCCAGGCCATCGCCACCCTCATTGAGAAGCAGGCGCAGATCGTGGTGAAGCCCAGGATGGTGTCAGAAgaggagaagcagaggaaagCCGCGCTCCTGGCCCAGTATGCTGACGTGACAGACGAAGAGGAATATCCTTTCTGGAGCCTGGGTGCCATTCCCTGAGGCTCAAGACAGAAGCGTTTGCTAGTTTGCAGTGAGCTCTGGGAAGTTGCCAGTTCCCCCGTGGAGCTTAATTTTCTCCCCTAAAGTGGCAGTGATCTATGAGGAATGATGTGTGAGGGATGATATTGGAATGGTTGATAATAGACTTATATTTTTCAAGACACAATCATTATGTCCTTAGAAACTTtggggaaaaacaaataaaatgcctAATGGaccatttttattgtattttcagaGAATAAGATatagctgtgtttttgttttgtttcgtttttttaatcgaagtttagttgatttacgattatgattctttttttggttttttttagggccgcacctgaggcatgtggaggttcccaggctaggggtcgaactgaagctacagctgccagccttcaccacagccacagcaattcaggatctgagcgagtctgcaacctacaccacagctcacggcagcgtcttaagtgggatccttaacccactgagcgaggccagggatgaaacccgactcctcatggatactagtcatttccactatgccacaactggaactccctgattctttatatttatataatactttTCTAGGTACAGTATTCTATGTATAATCAATCCATGTTTCTATTTGTTCACAGttgataaggaaattgaggcaatAAGAGGTAAATGGGTAATTAGAGACATTCATAGAATTAATTAGCAAAACCAGGGCTAGATCCCAGATTTGAATTTGGGTTCCaaatttaaagcattttcatgtgaatcttttttttttttttactattccaGTGACCGTATGGTTAATAAAAACTGAAACTGAATCCCCAAAGCAGTACCAGAATAAACCTGGAATTCGAGTGGGGACTGTGTTAAGAAGGTGTTGCTCATAGGAGCAGGTCTGGTTCCCTGAGAGTCTGACTTTTGTTTAGGGAGTGCTTAGCTTACAGAGCCTATTTGAATGGAGTGGATGTCATACCAGAAATGCCAGCCGCCTGATCACTAGGTTAGGACAGAATTCATAGGCTCTTTTGGGCCAActtctcttctgatttttcttgctAGGTTTGGCAGAGCTTTGGGTCCAAGTACAAAATCTCATTTCTCGGCTTAGAAAAGATCGTTTTAAGCAGTGGTTCTCCTGAGGTTCTGATTTAGTAGATCCAGAGTAGGCCCAAGAATGTGCATTTCTCACACGTTCTCGGAGTTCTGGGAACCATACTTTTTGAActgttgttggtttgtttccttccttccttcttcttttcctttcttcctttcttttccccttcctccctccctccctccctttctccatgcctgcggcatgcagtggttcccaggccagggattgaacctgcgccacagcagcaacctgaaccatagctgtgacaatggcagatccttaacttgctgagccaccagggagctctgagaaccactgtttcAGAGGTCATCTCGCCATCTCCTCGTCCCCAGGTACCGTGGCAGTCCACTCAGACCAGCTTAAGTTTCTTTTCCGCCTCTGACAGATAAAGATCTTACAGAAGCTCTGAACTATCTTCCCCAAGTTGAGATTTCTAAAGATGACTCTCCTGAGTTTACCATCACATCCCTGCCAGAGTCCTTCCATCCAGCGTGCTTTTTCCTACCCGTCGGCTTATTCACTTTTTCTGATGTTGGGTTGGGATGTGCTAACCTTTGTTTTCCATCCAACTTTCCTTAACATCACTCACGGAAGCAGATGAGAAGGATGATTCAGGTGCCTCCACGATGAACCTTGGTTCTGACAAATGTATCCTTCTCTTGTGTCCACTACCATGTGTTTCTCCACAGAATCTTCCCGTGGGTCCGTTTTTATTTTACTGTCCTTGCTGGGGACTCCCTTTACCGCCAGGAACACGTCAGGCCGGCATTGTGAGCCCCAGTCCTAGGACAGCCCTAAAGGGTCAGGTTAGCAAGAATTTTTCCCTGAGGAAAATATGGTAACGTGAACTGTGAAGGGGTTAGTTTGGAGAAAGGATTTCTAGGGGAAAATAAGACTCTCTTCCTCCCCATACATAGCACTGGGTTTCCCAGCgctgtggagaaattagaataaTATTGCAGTGTTGGTCTTTGTCCTCAAAGACCTTATAGTTTATTGGAAAGAGAATACAAACACTGAATACTTTAAGCTAAAAATGTGGACAGATTGAATCATGTGCTGAGGAAAGTCCCTACCAAGAGAATCACTGAGAAGCTTCAGTAATGCCGAAGGTGATGAGTATGGTGGGgagagaatttattttaaagccctaaagcaggaaaaaaaatatgttttaagagTAAAGAGGAGCTTGTCTGGTAGTAACAGGTTTTGATTCATAAGAAATGAAGGGTAGAATTTTGCACTAAGTATTTTATAACTGTGGTTAGATTTCTTTAGTACATGATTTTCACTTAAGCTGtagtgtttaggaaaaaaaagcaagttgatAAAAGTTTAGTAAGGTTAAAGAACTTAATTATTTCTTTCGAGCATTTTAATAATGCCAAGTACataaaaattttgccatttacattAATTTTCTAGTCATTAAAACTAGCCTAGGTGCTCCAACAGTATTCTGCCACTGAATACTTATTCtagaatgaaattttattttcataaaatatttaatattcagaTTTAGATaagtctgaatgagagtctttttttttttttttgtcttttttgccatttcttgggccgctcccacggcatatggaggttcccaggctaggggttgaatcggagctgtaactacaccacagccacagcaacgcaggatccgagctgtgtctgcaacccacaccacagctcatggcaacgccagatccttaacccactgagcaaggccagggatcgaacccgcaagctcatggttcctagtcggattaaccactgcgccacaatgggaactcctcttatttttattttatgtttttatggccacatctgtggcatatggaagttgccggggtaggggtcaaattgcagctgcagctgctgacctatgccacagccatggcaacctgggatctttaacccactgagcaaggccagggatcgaacctgtgtcctcatggagggagtctatgccgggttcttaacccactgagccacaaggaactccaggatttttattCTCAGGTTTAGTTTTAAACTTTAGTTAGGGTAATTTTAGGATTTCCTGGTAAACAAAAGATAAACATAAGAGTTTTTTTAACACCAGAGATAGGTAGAGAGTATTTAAGACTCTGCATGTAGAGAGACGACAGCAAGAATGAAAGAGAGCGGCAGCTGAGACCTGTGTGACCTCAGCCCTCATCCCTTAACTCACCTCTAGCTCTCTTCCGAAACACCAATGTGGAAGACGTTCTCAATGCCCGAAAACTGGAGCGGGACTCGCTTCGGGATGAGTCCCAAAGGAAGAAGGAGCAGGACAagctgcagagggagagggaCAAACTAGCCAAGCAGGAGcgcaaggaaaaggaaaagaaaaggacacaaagagGGGAGCGAAAGCGATAACCTTGGTCCACTCTTTCTCCTCGTGGACTTGGTCAAAGGGAGAACTGGTTGTGCACGTGTGTATTTAAGAGAAA
The Phacochoerus africanus isolate WHEZ1 chromosome 14, ROS_Pafr_v1, whole genome shotgun sequence DNA segment above includes these coding regions:
- the CCDC43 gene encoding coiled-coil domain-containing protein 43, with product MAAPSEVAAAASGESEEGGSGFGSWLDGRLEALGVDQAIYGAYILGVLQEEEEEEKLDALQGILSAFLEEESLLNICKEIVERWSETQNVTTKVKKEDEVQAIATLIEKQAQIVVKPRMVSEEEKQRKAALLAQYADVTDEEEEADEKDDSGASTMNLGSDKSLFRNTNVEDVLNARKLERDSLRDESQRKKEQDKLQRERDKLAKQERKEKEKKRTQRGERKR